The region AAATCAAGATATAGAGCTTATGCGATTATTTATATGACTTTAAACCCTCATTGAGGAGTTCAGTATTGTTTTTCGACTCCTTGGCAATTTTCAATAACAAGAATGATCATTGTAATGATGAATAAAACATTTCCAATTCAAGGCATATCCCGTGATATCGCCGAATGGTGATACGGCAGCCCCGATACTTGGTTCAGCTGTTACGAGTGCTGCGTCTTTACCACCGATGTCAACGTTTCGAGGTAGCGCGGCTGTAGCAGCTGGCAGTGGGACGGGAGCTCCATCTCCCGCTTCCTTGCAGTACAGCCACAGCCCCGGAGCTCCGCCACCAGCCCCCAGTGCACCAAGTGCGACAACCAACAACCAGCCAACGCCAGGAGACACCCTTGGCAAAGCGCTTGCCTCTGTTGTGAGTGCAAGAGTACGTGTCCCTCACGCATCTCATTTCTTCTTAAAGCCGATGTCGACTAAACCCAGTAAAATAGTTAACCTTGTGCGGAAATTTATCCCAAGCAAAGCAatttatgcatgtgtataaGACGCATTGAACAGTTTCTCAAATGCGGTATAGATTTTGAACGAATATTGATTGTCTTTTCATTTCCTCAGATTTATCCCACGGACCAATCGGTATCTAGCTATAGCAGTAACCCTTCGACGCCGGTTAGCTCACCCCCTCCGTTAACGGGCTCTGCACCAGGCTGGGCCTCAGGCACAGCCCCAGTTTCCCCACATTTTGCGGCAGACCCAAATCGTGGCGGAACTATTCACATGGTAAGTTTTATTTACTTGTGATTTTGTCTGAAGACATTATTGTCTTTTACCCACCTGTCCCTTTTTGATATACCTGTCCTTTCTTTTCTTGCTTTATCCCTCTTTCCCCTCCCTTTACTCATTATGTATTTTACATCAACATAAATTGGATAATAGGCTGTTTTACTGCATTAATTACCCAGTAAAAGTTGctttgattaattatttttctcagcAACTATTCGAAACCTTTCTACGACTAGCCTTAACAGTTCTTGTTTAGGTTAGCTAAAAATGGGATGCGATGAACTCCTGATAATACTCTcacgtatacgtgtaataaaaaCCAATAGGCAGCGAgagtatttttatacaactaAAGACGAACTATGGATTTGCAGTGTacaaaattggagaaaatcAAAGAACTCCATGGAATAGTTGCTGAATACTAAGAGCATAACTACACATATCTTTTCCCTTGAAGGATTTCGATCTAAACATTGTTGAGAGATTAATTGTTTTCATTAAAACGCATAGATGGTAGACTCGGAATTATTCTAACGAACTGAAAATTGTtctaatttcattatttcaatggAAATAGCTTTGGGGATGCACAAAGCATGAGAAACACACGGtgaggaagagaaagagaaagagaaagagaaagagagagtgcaccaataattaatttattttttgtgttgtcttttctttttaacttTTTACCCTTCTTGTTTGTTGTGAACGTTGTGTTGAATTGGTTGTTTTGGTTTTGTTGTTGCGTTGGTGTTGTGTGTGAAGCCGGCACCAGAGCAGCAGAGGCTAGATGATGCCATCGGCTTCCTGCGCGACCATGCCGAGGTGAGGATCAccgttttttatttacttgcCCATTATGTATTCAATTAACACAAGAATTACGTGACCATGCATttggtttttcattttgcaaaatctttctcattttcttaCATCAGGAATTCGGTTTGTCTTGATTGACTAACACTTTTTTATCAGATCGTCCACAATTGTATTCTCCTTCATCTTTCTTGTTACGCGTTTCAATAGATTGACACAGGGTTTGATTGATAACCATTTCTTAGTTCggaaaaatcagaatgattTGAGCTTAATGTTGTTACACCTTATGTTTAAAGTGGTGCAGCATGTAGAACACTACTAAACGACATGTATAATGAAATCTTAAAGATGCTTAAAAATCTGTCACACTTTTACCAAAATCACATGATAAGAAtatgaatatgaaataaagaaCAACGAAAGAAACTCATTATGGACGATCAACCTTAGACAGACGATTAAGTTTAAACTGTATAAAATGGTAATAAACATCTTATTGATGGACGACCAAAATGTAATCGAGTCGGGTCTATGGTATTCTGTTGGTACAGGGAACACGGATGGAGGAGCGACTGGACGATGCAATCAATGTACTGAGGAATCATGCGGAAAGTCAGCTCGGCTTGCACCTCGCACCTGTAGGACCTCACGCCTCGTTATATTCCCATACCTCACCCCCACAGTTGGACCATTTAGTAAGTACATCGATGGGAGTATTGACTGTTATGAATAGAGTTAGGACTTACTTCTGAAAATTGTGCATCTCGCTTTGCAGACGAGTCCTCACCCTGCGGTAACAGTGGCGCAACCCCAGGGTTCGTACCCTGGTCTGACGTCAACACCCGACACAGATGGTTCTATAAAAATCGAGAGGTTACCTGTTTCAAATGCCAGTAAGTTAATGTCCATTGTTACACGAAAGTATGGTCAATTATTTTCGAGGAAAGATATCAAGATCCTTTCCGGAATTTCAACAATCTTCCTAAATAATAACACATGCCATGTGGCTAGAGAGGCAGACTGGCTTGCAACTTGTCTGTTTGAATTTTCCGTATATCTAAACTTGAATCACCTTGTTGTAAACGACGGCGAGATTCTTATATGGGTATCTCGGAGAGAGTCTGGCCATTGTGCGTTATATCAGATATAAACTCGACGACTATTACAAATGACTAGATACTCGTAAACGTTCCATGAGCTAGCATCTATTATCTACCTCTAGGCTCGTGACGCATATGGCGTATGTCTAAATTAGGATTATACTCGGTCACTTCCTGCTTTTAATTGGTGAATGCATTCTTGTTCATTAAAATGAACTGCATTATACTAATAGTGACTATCACGTATTTCTCTGCGGGTGTTCCTACTTATGTCTCCCAATATTATCGCATTTAGATTATGCCCtcgaaatattgttgaaacgCTCTATACTACACTCGTTTAAGACAGTATCAATAATTAGTAGAATATATATCTTTAGAAAAGAGGAAAGATCCGCCAGACAGTAGTGGCGGCGAAACCAAACCTTCGAGCAGCGACTTGGTCACTGGAGCTGGTGTCATAGGAGCCTCTACCGTCAATTCGACGTCGCAAGGGAAAGGCACCAAGAGATCGCGCAGATAGTAAGTGTTTTCCTAATTACTCGCAACAGTAGAATagaaagcaaaaaaacaaagaagaaaaacttccAGATTCATGtctatcatatttttttcttttttttttttgcttttttttttatgtattttacgtattcaaattatttgttcCTTCAGTTTTTGATGGTCGGGAAAAGATAATACTTAACAGTTAGAAATTCGATAGAAACTTAAGATCAATTAATAGCAGGTGGTGGTGCGGCTGACGGATCATCTCGCCGTTCAATGATTATTAGGACTTACCGCTGTCTATCATGTTTAAGGGGTTATGTTAACCCAATTCATACTTCATTTCCGATCAATCAATACGAGTTACTATTCGTTAGCATATCTTACAGATTCATGAATAGATTGTTGGATAGATTGAGAAATAAAGCAAAGTATACTCTTAATGTGGAAGAGAGAAATCTGTTGCTATTGATTTTCATgattgtttgatttttaaaatcgcaAAAAAAGTGTGACGATATAAACTAACTTGCTGTGTCTTTAAACAATCGTTGTTCGAGCGCTGAGGAAGACTGCGACGACCCTGGCACTAAAGCGGTGCGTGAAAAAGAAAGACGACAGGCTAACAACGTTCGTGAAAGGTTAGTGAGCACACGCAGTACGCACTATTCGCATTTTGGTCCAAATCCTTGTAACATTTCCTCTGAAATTTTTGCCTGCATTTTGTCATATGACAACAATCACGTCAACATCTCATTAATCTTCAGTTCCGATTGTATCTACATTTCACGCGATATCAGTCAACTTTTAGTTGACAAAGCAATTGAATCGCAAGTTTTTACTACAATGTTACTGGACTCGATACAGTATGACTTTTCTCTTATCTTCACTCCAGCGAAATCGAATCTGTACGTTTTCATTGTCAGTTCCTTTACTCAAGTTTACGGCCAATTAGAAGTGATGTCCGATCGTGCCTGTATAAACCCTCATTTTACCTGATTTTGCGACTGATTAGCCTTTTCCAAACGAAGGCAACTGTAATTGGAATATATGACAAACTTTAGGATTCATTAACAATTCTATATCACTGCTACACAATTTCAGGCAGCAAGTATATTATAGTACTCCTGTTACCTGTCTGTAAATCTTTCTTACTACTGTAAGGCCCGTCTTTATATAAATGGAAATCAAAATGTTGCCAGTTGCAAACAAAAATGAGACATGATTTAGAATTTCTCACAAGCTGGTTGGAATCAGTTTCAGTTTTATGCAGCTGGAATTTAGCTATCAAGCATGTTCTGTTATAGACCTGTTTTTTTCGTAATATTGGTATACATTGgtttttgttcatattttcttttgttgttTCAAGTGCAACAGATTCATTGTATTCTAggataaaatttatcatctCCTCCTTTACACTAAAACcttgttttatttcagattAAGATGTGATTTGTAAACTCATTACAACATTTACCACGTTCGAGTATTCCAGTTATTCCTGATTAACTTGtctcttgtttttttccttgGTCTTTactctcatttttattttgtcctGTCTACTCTATGTAATAGACAAGAATCATCTTTCTCTGAAATATAACTAGACATTCCTACCTTTatttaaaatgaatttattcgaaaagttttgATTGCCAAACAATCAGGGAAAGAGTTGGGAGAGCATatgagagggagggagagagagagcgagagcgagagcgagagcgagagcgcgagagatagagagagagagagagagagagagggaaaaacaacaaaatcaTCAACGTACAAAGAGTATGGGCCTTTCAGatgaagttgaagaaaaattagtttttccGTTTAGGGTTGGCCTTTCTCTGAGCCAGCTTAAAGAAAACCTctaggaaaataaaaagaaaggaaatcACCTCAGTTCCTAAGAAAATCCAATATGGACCCAAGTGCGTGTGTTCATTAATGCAAGttgttttgaaatattttttcgtcgaTGAAAACACGAATCACATGAATCTCACGAATCAACAAATCATTaacttataaatattaaatgaaaaaactaaCAGACTCTATCGCTCGAACAACATCACTAAATGACGGTTTTTACCCATGTCACAGTTATCAAAGAATCATTTTGTATAAGTAGAACTGGTCACCTGCAAATTCATCcgatttttgaattgttaatttttttgtgacGGTGTTTTCTAGCTCTCACTAAATACGTCTTATTGACGCTGGATAATCTagctcaacttttttttacttttaattgTTAAGACTGTCAAATCAGGTGATTAATCGAGTATTGTTATTGCGCAACTGTTGTTCGAGCGCCGAAGACGAGGATGATGATCCTGACATGAAGGCTCAGAGGGAAAAGGAGAGGAGGCAGGCCAATAATGCTAGGGAAAGGTAAGACCCTAAGttgaagaataagaaaacagAAACAATTTGCTGCATactaattgtttataaaaattgtacataaGCGAAAATATGCAATTCAATGTTACATGTTGTgtctatatgtatgtaatctATACAACGAACCGTAACATTTTAATTAACTGGCCCGTAGTCTTTGTATAGTATGTTTTTTTTggattctattttatttttgtataaatCACTAATCGTTTTCAACTGGATCGCGCGACTTACAGCAAGAGGTGACAGAGCCAAAACTCATTGTACAAGACACACGTTCATATAGTTTCAACAATATATTCTGTCGTTAATAATAACAGGGATCACCCTGATGCTTTTGACGTGCTCCATTGTGTAGTCAATTTTTAATCTAACTACACGCATTATAGCTTGTTGTCGTAAACAACTGGGTATGGATGGATAATAGTGGATATTCCCTGTTCCTCGCTTAAACAATGGGATACgcaaatatattatactatgcgacattcgttgtttttttttttttctatccagGATACGTATTAGGGATATTAATGAAGCTTTGAAGGAACTCGGCAGAATGTGTATGACGCACCTAAAGACCGACAAACCACAAACTAAACTTGGCATTCTTAATATGGCTGTCGAAGTTATTATGACCTTGGAGCAACAAGTCAGAGGTATTTATCCTACGTCTATCAACCTATTGTTATGCATGGTTAATAGAAATGTAAAATGACTGTGgtcgtaattaaaaaatgactaTCAATTCCTCTTCCCAGAACGGAATCTAAATCCAAAAGCAGCGTGTTTAAAaaggagagaagaagagaaagctGAAGATGGTCCCAAATTACCTGGACATTTAGCTACCCACATAGCGCATCCTCATCCCCATCCGCACTCGCACTCGCAGCCGCCATTCCCCGCGATGCCTGTAAGTTTTTTTCTGTTCTATCTAACATTTggcttgaaatatttctgtctttctttttatcgATCGTAATCCACAAACGATGTCTATGTTCCAGGGGCCACCACCTTCCCTTCAACACAACCAGTCTCAACCACAGTAGCAGCGGCTGGGCGATAACGTCGCTCTGTGTTAAGGCGATGCGTTTGCTATAAGTTTTTCCATCACTGGGCTGTCTTGTTGCTGTCTCGTGAATGGATTCTAATTATCCTACCGTATAGCgtaattattttacttctcAACTACCCCGTACACCAATCAATCACATGTATATAAAAGTTACACACACTGGTATACACGAATTTACGATCACACAAACACAACATACACTTTTATTTGCTAACATTCATGTCCGGGCTGTCACGCATACTCGTAATTTATCGAGTGCTGTCGCTTTCAGGTACTTATTTTGGCAGCAAAGAAAATAGCCGCACGTACGGCAATAGAGTACAGAATTACTTGCTTTGTGAAGAATACAGTGTCTCAAGAAGTGATTAAGATTCCTCTTAGATGcatgttttgaaatttcgccCGCAGTGAGTAATCTGacagttttctatttttaattttatcgcgTAGCAACGAAAGGTCGTGTaccataataaaatattgctCGTTACAGTTTGCATTTTTGAACTAGGTAATAGAGAAGTTCAATTGCATAAATTTGTACAATACCCCAGAATGTTCAACCCCAGGAACACAAATTATAAATACTTCTATTCCTTTTTATTCTTGCCGTGTCGCATAGCAAAGAGTGAATATCATTTTGTTGCTTTCATCTAACCAGGCATATTTCGATAGTATAAGTTTAAGCTTTCGTTGTATCTGTAATTATCCAAATAGTCCtgcattttcgaaaaacaaagGATTTGACAAGTCTTCAATCGGTATACTAAATACATAATAGCTGACGGTAGAAGTGacaacagattttttattcgatacgACGTTATTAAAGTTTTGTCTTGGAAAGAGAGTCAAGAAATATTGACTTggatgatatttttaaaaaattatatttttattatataaataaatactatTTATTCATGAAAACAACAACGAATAATCATTGGAATTTAACTTTAAATGCACTGCCCAAAATACGGACTTTATATTTCGGTAACTTACAATGACGCCATCCTTATTGTATGTTATCAGATTTTAAGACAAACGAAGAAAACAATGTTTTTACTATTCACATTTAACATTTCCAagaattattaatatcatGCATATGCCGTGGGACCGTAAAGAGAATTGTCGGTCACTATACAAAACTCGCGTTGAATAAATGATTATTAAATTGCATCACAATAAGACGTACAtacaattgttttttatcacaTGCCAATCGTTTGGATCTTTACGAAGCGAATTTTAAGAACAATGCACCCTTCTTGGTAGTACTTATTTCTCGTATTTCTTATTGTTGTACAGCGGGCAAAGTAACCAAAGTCATGTTCACAAGCATTAATAGCAGTAGTGTATGTTTTACTACTGAAAAATTCTCCACATGCACACGTTCATTTCCATATACTTACGCATTTCGTAGAGATATTTCGATAGCCTtttataaagaaaagaaatatcaaaCAAAAAAGATGACTGTgattcataatttctattttcatttacaatcaaTTGCCAGTGCccttttttccaattttcttttttctcttggTATGTGAGTAAGGGGAAATAAAAAGTACGAAATtatgtagagaaaaaaaaactgacaagtttcaaagttttttatttataataataaataaattatcacatcttaattataaaatattttagcaATATACAGATTTCTGAAATTCATTTCTGTTCGCTATTAATGTAATAAATGACGATCTGCATCGGCAGAGCATAAGCGGCGCAACGCGTGTGACGTGACTACTCGTGTAAGCACGAATAAAGCTCGCGGGTATGCGAGTGTTTGtgtatgtgaaataaaaaatgcgtTGCTCAAAGACTATACACAAGATTAGGTATTTAGAAGGAAACCTGGCTTTATCTATAGCGTGTGTAGAATATCCACACTTGACGTGTGTGAGCAGTTTAAGTGGATACATGTCCTAGTACGCACCTGAAGCATGTTTCATCATTTCCCACCTCTCTTCGTCGCGACAGCTCTGAAACAGATTAATCAGGATTCAAATCGTTACTGTATCAATAATCTTGTCGGAATTACTCCGCCTGCTTATTAGCAACAAGGCGAAAGATTTTTGATGCTTATTtttgtaatgatttttttttgacgtttACTTATATTTCTCTACGCGTTATAGAATCTTCGGGTATAACGGATAAGTATTATGTAACGAGGcgaatttgttgaaatttccGCTAGTAAATAAGAAAGCAATTAAATGTGATAAATTACTTACATTTTCTCAACATCCCGCAACACGCTTTGCAGTCATTGTGTTGTATCGATACAATCGAAATAGATAACTGCATGTTGAGAACATTTGCGTTGTATACTAAACTTTTGCTTTGCCTAACAAGGTaaggggggaagggggggggagAGTAGTAGTGTCAAACCAGATACATCAGGCATCCGAATATAAAACAATGTAATGATAGTGATGGAAAAACTTGGTACAAGCGCATCGTCTTTGTCATACCATGGGATGTAGAACGACATCTAAGTGGGCATGATAATTTCTTTGACTTGAATTCAATATCTGGCTAATGGGCTTATCTCTGCTTTTACTTTACGGTACTCGACGTCAATTGAAATTGTATTCCATCTTTGAATTTACCATTTGTTTCGTGAAGTTGAGCTGTCCGCGCAGCATAGAGCTCAATTCCACGAAAGTTTCTTCAATAATCTTATATATTTTACTATCAAGTGACTGATAACACATTTTAACAACTTACGTTCAGGTCAATTAAGCAATGTCATGCTTTGTGAGACAATTTTCTGACGAAAAAATCCTTTCAATATAGGCGCACTAGAGGCAATGCGTTTGTGCATCtggttttatttctttcttcgtttgaGCATCATTGTTTTTAAGATTGAATGCCCGATGTGATTTCGAGAAATGATGAACTGTATGAATTTATCgatataaaagtttttttttttttttttacccatctATCCGCCGTGCTATTTCGCGTGTATTACgtacatgcatatgtatacagtaacaaacttttatttgaaaaactaagTGATCCCAGTGACGTTTCTTAATTATTTCGTTTATATTACTTTCATATTTATCAATGATCAGAATGTGGCCCCAGCTACAGAAAGATAGCAAGGGGAGTGTGATAAAAACCAGTCACAACTGAGACAACTCCCggttgataaattttatcatataTTAGTAGAGCATGtttcaaattatcaaattttaacgGAATTATTGTTTCGTCTGTGAATTTTCTGGTAGTTTCGCAAAAACGGAATGAATAAGGAGAAGTTCTTAAAttacttggaaaaaaatcctgaCGCCAAACATGTGCTTTAAGTGCTTACTAGCGAACGCATTCCCTTAAGATTAAGgacaataaatattataccttTGCGTACACACTCATATTTCATTGCTCCTAGTTAAGGAGTGTTTGTACATAGGAAAGAGTTCTGCCCGCCTACTTAAATTTGCTTTGTCAACTTGCACCGGCGCGCTAGCAAACAGACGATATATGGTATATTCTGTTCCAGTGAAAGAATTGTtcaaacattattattattattattattattatttcgtcaGTATGTGTATAGGGGATTCAAATTTTATGCAGTACTTTTTCCTACATTCGTGGCTAATTTATAACGAGATaggaaaaaatttgctagGCTGGAGTTTATGTatacgcttttttttttattattattcaatcgGTTTGTAGAGAGAACAGACCAGTGAATAAATGCTTCAAGCGGTTGATAATCTCAAAAAGAATTGACAACTTTTGGTAACGATTGCATTGAACTGCTAATTTTCCATCCAGAGTTAATTTATTTACTGATGGGTTCATTCTATCTGTGTGAAACAAGATATCGGACAGAAGTGTTTTATTTGTTGACTTTACTTTACAACAACATTATACGCACACGTCCCAGACATTTGGCACTTTTgagtattataatataaattacaatatttcatacacatactatacatatatagcaAATTTTTAGCATTAGAAATATATTCCatgtttgttattatttaagttttttcttttactacGAATTACCGATAGGtcagatatataaatatatat is a window of Neodiprion pinetum isolate iyNeoPine1 chromosome 4, iyNeoPine1.2, whole genome shotgun sequence DNA encoding:
- the LOC124217519 gene encoding transcription factor 12 isoform X10; this translates as MDRSYRGVEEGCATDAKVHPGFEMINHQRSFKLALGDFRGPGDDEGKLARDFYQFRVNNADDDIPTTVRVDRAAASRCDNKIHYQSIENHNHRTLHGCPQSSGGNVPYSNCNDHATLVRRTNHDGVVVTSPMTQLCNSVSPIITGGAGCSVSTNSSANYWKQYCCTGQESGYGSDEFGQDSPRYTSPKAAALYADHYYLDDNGPGAGPGDPWTGSTGGVQPPYSGYAPSHLAQPAYPMHIPHDPMAYPVISPNGDTAAPILGSAVTSAASLPPMSTFRGSAAVAAGSGTGAPSPASLQYSHSPGAPPPAPSAPSATTNNQPTPGDTLGKALASVVSARIYPTDQSVSSYSSNPSTPVSSPPPLTGSAPGWASGTAPVSPHFAADPNRGGTIHMPAPEQQRLDDAIGFLRDHAELVQGTRMEERLDDAINVLRNHAESQLGLHLAPVGPHASLYSHTSPPQLDHLTSPHPAVTVAQPQGSYPGLTSTPDTDGSIKIERLPVSNAKYISLEKRKDPPDSSGGETKPSSSDLVTGAGVIGASTVNSTSQGKGTKRSRRYCSSAEDEDDDPDMKAQREKERRQANNARERIRIRDINEALKELGRMCMTHLKTDKPQTKLGILNMAVEVIMTLEQQVRERNLNPKAACLKRREEEKAEDGPKLPGHLATHIAHPHPHPHSHSQPPFPAMPGPPPSLQHNQSQPQ